A portion of the Leptospira noumeaensis genome contains these proteins:
- a CDS encoding polyketide cyclase/dehydrase and lipid transport: MLETIVETVIHKPVKDVFLYVRNMENQSLYNSSIVSSKVINEERTEYQVKIDLGILNLTETYTIQEIIENKLIVASCKSNAMTFTDSYEFSDSNGSCLLTVKDKMELQGLFKLSEGLVKMNLKTQMYQNLSSLKKILES; the protein is encoded by the coding sequence ATGCTCGAAACAATCGTTGAAACCGTAATTCACAAACCTGTGAAGGATGTATTCTTATATGTCCGCAATATGGAAAACCAAAGTTTATACAATTCGAGTATTGTTTCTTCGAAAGTTATCAACGAAGAACGAACAGAATATCAAGTCAAAATAGATTTAGGGATTCTCAATTTAACAGAAACATATACAATTCAAGAAATCATAGAAAACAAACTGATTGTTGCTAGTTGTAAATCGAATGCGATGACATTTACCGATAGTTACGAATTTTCTGATTCTAATGGTAGCTGCCTATTGACTGTCAAAGACAAAATGGAACTTCAAGGACTTTTTAAACTGAGTGAAGGTCTTGTAAAAATGAATCTAAAAACTCAGATGTATCAAAACTTATCTTCTTTAAAAAAAATCCTAGAATCTTAA
- the fliP gene encoding flagellar type III secretion system pore protein FliP (The bacterial flagellar biogenesis protein FliP forms a type III secretion system (T3SS)-type pore required for flagellar assembly.), with amino-acid sequence MRPRFFSFVKRHKSIIFLIGILFLITAGGFTGLMAQDKGSRIPIPNLSFNVNEAKGPKETSLSLMILFLVTILSLAPAIVMSVTSFTKVVIVFDFVRRALSLQNLPPNQVMMGLALFVTFFIMAPTIGKVNDEALQPYLNGKIDQTAMIEGSMKHLRQFMIRQLGKDGTKDVALFLKIGKVQNVKSFEDVPSYVLVPAFMLSEIKKAFIIGIYIFIPFIVIDLIVASALLAMGFMMLPPVMISLPLKLILFILIDGWNLLVLELVRSYK; translated from the coding sequence GTGAGACCTCGATTTTTTTCCTTCGTTAAGAGACATAAATCTATTATTTTTCTCATTGGGATTCTGTTTCTCATCACGGCTGGTGGGTTTACAGGGCTTATGGCGCAGGACAAAGGTTCCAGAATTCCGATTCCCAATTTATCATTTAACGTAAATGAGGCGAAGGGGCCAAAAGAAACAAGTTTGTCTCTGATGATCCTTTTTTTAGTTACCATTCTATCTTTGGCACCTGCCATTGTGATGAGTGTGACTTCCTTTACTAAGGTTGTGATTGTGTTTGATTTTGTGAGAAGGGCTCTTTCTTTACAAAACTTACCACCAAACCAGGTGATGATGGGGCTTGCTCTTTTTGTTACTTTTTTCATTATGGCGCCTACCATTGGTAAGGTGAATGACGAAGCCCTCCAACCTTACTTAAATGGGAAAATTGACCAAACGGCAATGATTGAAGGATCGATGAAACACCTTCGTCAATTTATGATCCGTCAACTCGGGAAAGATGGAACCAAAGACGTAGCCCTGTTTTTAAAAATTGGAAAAGTACAAAACGTAAAATCATTCGAAGATGTTCCTTCTTATGTTTTAGTTCCCGCGTTTATGCTGAGCGAAATCAAAAAAGCATTTATCATTGGTATTTATATCTTCATTCCGTTTATTGTCATCGATTTGATTGTTGCATCGGCCCTCCTTGCTATGGGTTTTATGATGTTGCCACCGGTAATGATTTCTCTCCCACTCAAACTTATCCTTTTCATTTTGATTGATGGATGGAACTTACTAGTGTTAGAACTTGTGAGGAGTTATAAATGA
- the fliN gene encoding flagellar motor switch protein FliN produces MGEGSLSQDEIDALLQGADDTFDLSSLSGAASSSSDNLSPIDRDIISDVIGSAFQVAGNTLGTILAKNTRFMNPATESSSSADIQKELGSKSVSLFSTISGSLAGRVCLIMAQENAAKIAGVMMGGMTPPGQLDNAQLQTLKDSLAPILGTVTAQIGMKLGGTMSGNPPEIALVNSGRDLQLPDDSSLVKTSLSLNIDGVGSFKVYYVIALSMANSILDIQKGGGQKQQQQSGGMNVNMQPNMGMGGGQGSVGIKGVNFPSLATAGGGPGQTNLNLLMDVQMALTVELGRTKMYIKDILGLGEGSIIELDKLAGEPVDLLVNGKLIAKGEVVVIDENFGVRVTDIVSPTDRLKGEK; encoded by the coding sequence ATGGGTGAAGGTTCACTCTCACAAGACGAGATAGACGCATTACTACAAGGCGCGGATGATACATTCGACCTCTCTTCTTTAAGTGGCGCCGCAAGTTCGTCATCGGACAACCTATCTCCTATTGACCGTGACATTATATCTGATGTGATCGGCTCTGCATTCCAGGTGGCGGGGAACACACTTGGCACGATCTTGGCAAAAAACACTCGTTTTATGAACCCTGCCACCGAATCGAGCTCCTCGGCCGATATCCAAAAAGAACTGGGCAGTAAGTCCGTCAGTTTATTCTCAACCATTAGCGGAAGTTTGGCGGGACGAGTTTGTCTCATTATGGCCCAAGAAAACGCCGCAAAAATTGCAGGTGTGATGATGGGGGGAATGACTCCTCCCGGTCAACTTGACAATGCTCAACTCCAAACATTAAAAGATTCACTTGCTCCAATCCTCGGAACGGTTACCGCACAAATTGGTATGAAACTTGGTGGCACTATGTCAGGGAACCCACCTGAAATTGCTCTTGTGAATTCAGGACGGGATCTACAACTCCCAGATGACAGTAGTTTGGTGAAAACATCCCTCAGTTTGAATATTGATGGAGTTGGCTCTTTTAAAGTATATTACGTAATCGCATTATCTATGGCAAACTCCATCCTTGATATCCAAAAAGGTGGGGGCCAAAAACAACAACAACAGTCCGGCGGGATGAATGTCAACATGCAACCCAATATGGGTATGGGTGGTGGCCAGGGATCTGTTGGAATCAAAGGTGTTAATTTTCCATCTCTTGCTACAGCAGGTGGTGGCCCTGGACAAACAAACCTCAACCTCCTTATGGATGTGCAAATGGCACTGACAGTGGAACTTGGAAGAACCAAAATGTACATCAAAGATATTTTGGGTTTGGGTGAAGGTTCCATCATCGAACTAGATAAGTTAGCTGGTGAGCCAGTGGATTTACTTGTAAACGGCAAACTCATCGCTAAAGGTGAGGTTGTGGTCATCGATGAAAACTTTGGGGTTCGTGTTACCGATATCGTAAGTCCTACAGACAGACTCAAAGGCGAGAAATGA
- a CDS encoding OmpA family protein, translated as MEGTYFNHKFKIYRIGIFQTSDDHYMYYQKLQKSLRLLLLTYTVQYFLFANGLVAQEGVVFENPYKKTENPSEQKTFTIYFAKNSSKISKADLARLQTTADFLNQNRNYEVDIHAHANEGKNAASDVTVSEKRSLEVERFFLIHFVEPNQIRRLFFGNAKSPNKTKEHQALNRRVEISLKQIQ; from the coding sequence TTGGAAGGGACATATTTCAATCACAAATTTAAAATCTATCGTATTGGAATTTTCCAAACATCCGATGATCATTATATGTACTACCAAAAACTACAAAAGAGCCTTCGTTTGCTTTTGTTAACTTACACTGTTCAATATTTTTTGTTCGCAAATGGGTTGGTAGCACAGGAAGGTGTGGTTTTCGAAAATCCATATAAAAAAACGGAAAATCCGTCCGAACAAAAAACGTTCACTATTTACTTTGCAAAAAATTCTTCCAAAATATCGAAAGCGGATTTGGCCCGTTTACAAACTACTGCCGATTTTTTAAACCAAAATAGAAATTATGAAGTTGATATTCATGCCCATGCCAATGAAGGAAAAAACGCAGCATCGGATGTAACTGTTAGTGAAAAAAGATCATTAGAAGTGGAACGTTTTTTTCTAATTCATTTTGTGGAACCAAACCAAATTAGAAGGTTGTTTTTTGGAAACGCCAAATCTCCAAACAAAACCAAAGAACACCAAGCACTCAATAGGCGAGTGGAAATCAGCTTAAAACAAATTCAATAA
- the asd gene encoding archaetidylserine decarboxylase (Phosphatidylserine decarboxylase is synthesized as a single chain precursor. Generation of the pyruvoyl active site from a Ser is coupled to cleavage of a Gly-Ser bond between the larger (beta) and smaller (alpha chains). It is an integral membrane protein.) has product METLFQNGSKFNLILGSDILSPYFYLILVASIYLSFRLGFPQIRFLFLALKILTGNMDFKGSKGQLVHSQAFFAGIGSSLLLGSVIGTALAIAYGGIGVLFWIWVMSLFVMPIRFVSSTLAVKFRNQLPSGRYLSGPMYFIEKALRAKWLAVAFSLASLVTVLLFGGIFPFVGLTYITKEGLNLSGLSGPISISVILLFIVIGGVRRVGRAASILAPIGIILFIFGYVSLFSGGMISFFGFLSDVTKEAFSIKALQGGGAFGVLRALSASLSTFFLSTETAVGKSSGIAGVVRTDYAAKQGLVSMLASFFEGFVMATLVGFVLYSYGAVNLETILAFPNRILEQKESLPAILFFVSFLCFGILSLAGWFYSGEQNAFYVFGEKFANFFRMLFIGSTLGFAYLYTKYGIDVLSIVMHWGYIAAVITSIPLLVSLMLLGKSANFELKKYLTESGARYEIFKDIYLLFLTLLPKNLISKLFGYFSMFKLPRFMMIPILKAFAKAYKINLSEAELEIKEYASLNQFFTRALRAEARIIDSAANAVVSPTDSKITSFGNINQSTIIQAKGIDYSVKELLGSEKYYPYFTNGKYITFYLSPQDYHRIHSPFAGQILGYYYEPGKLFPVNDLAVLNIRGLFPKNERLITFLQTEYGKIAVIKVGASNVGKIRVTYDNKIVTNNWIRFAKEHHYKDVSIMIDKGSELGRFEMGSTVILVFENDTIDLTNIALGDKIQYGTTVGNFRSKTTKLPVKA; this is encoded by the coding sequence ATGGAAACACTCTTTCAAAACGGATCTAAGTTTAATCTGATTTTAGGATCTGACATTCTCAGCCCTTATTTCTATCTCATCCTGGTCGCCTCTATTTATTTGAGTTTTCGGTTAGGATTTCCGCAAATTCGTTTTCTCTTTTTGGCTCTCAAAATCCTTACCGGGAATATGGACTTCAAGGGTTCCAAGGGCCAACTCGTACATTCGCAAGCCTTCTTTGCAGGAATTGGTTCGTCTCTCCTACTTGGTTCTGTCATTGGAACCGCACTTGCCATTGCCTATGGTGGAATTGGTGTTCTCTTTTGGATCTGGGTGATGAGTTTGTTTGTGATGCCCATCCGCTTTGTTTCCTCGACACTTGCTGTTAAATTTAGAAACCAACTTCCCAGTGGCCGTTACCTTTCCGGTCCCATGTATTTTATTGAAAAAGCATTACGTGCCAAGTGGCTTGCTGTAGCTTTTTCTTTAGCAAGTCTTGTCACCGTGCTTTTGTTTGGTGGTATTTTCCCATTTGTTGGACTGACATATATCACAAAAGAAGGATTAAATCTTTCAGGGCTTTCCGGCCCCATCTCCATTTCCGTCATTTTACTTTTTATAGTCATCGGTGGAGTTAGGCGAGTTGGTAGAGCGGCTTCCATTTTGGCGCCCATAGGTATCATACTTTTTATTTTTGGATATGTTTCCTTGTTTTCCGGTGGGATGATTTCATTTTTTGGATTTTTATCTGATGTGACAAAAGAAGCATTTTCCATCAAAGCGCTGCAAGGTGGCGGTGCTTTTGGAGTTTTACGAGCACTATCTGCTTCTTTAAGTACTTTCTTTCTGTCTACAGAAACTGCAGTTGGAAAATCCTCTGGGATTGCTGGTGTGGTTCGTACTGATTATGCCGCAAAACAAGGGTTAGTGAGTATGCTCGCTTCCTTTTTTGAGGGTTTTGTAATGGCAACCCTTGTTGGATTTGTTTTGTATTCTTATGGAGCAGTCAATTTAGAAACCATTTTGGCTTTCCCCAACCGAATTTTAGAACAAAAGGAATCCTTACCTGCCATTTTATTTTTTGTTTCCTTTTTGTGTTTTGGAATTTTGAGTTTAGCTGGTTGGTTCTATAGTGGAGAACAAAACGCATTTTATGTATTTGGTGAAAAATTTGCCAATTTTTTTAGAATGTTGTTTATTGGATCCACACTTGGGTTTGCTTACCTTTATACAAAATACGGAATCGATGTTCTAAGCATTGTAATGCATTGGGGTTATATTGCGGCCGTCATCACAAGCATTCCTCTGTTAGTTTCCCTTATGTTGCTTGGGAAATCTGCCAATTTTGAACTCAAAAAATACCTGACGGAGTCGGGTGCAAGATACGAAATTTTCAAAGATATTTATCTTTTGTTTCTAACACTTCTTCCTAAAAATCTAATTTCTAAACTTTTTGGTTACTTCTCTATGTTTAAGTTACCACGGTTTATGATGATCCCTATTTTAAAGGCTTTTGCCAAAGCTTATAAAATCAATTTAAGTGAAGCAGAACTCGAAATCAAAGAATACGCATCACTCAATCAGTTTTTCACTCGTGCCCTTCGGGCCGAAGCAAGGATCATCGATTCAGCTGCCAATGCCGTGGTTTCTCCTACAGACTCTAAAATTACTAGTTTTGGAAATATCAACCAATCAACGATCATCCAAGCCAAAGGAATTGATTATTCCGTAAAAGAACTGTTAGGTTCCGAGAAATACTACCCATACTTCACTAATGGAAAATACATCACGTTTTATTTGTCACCTCAGGATTACCATCGTATCCACAGTCCGTTTGCGGGCCAAATTTTGGGTTATTATTATGAACCGGGAAAACTTTTCCCTGTAAACGATTTGGCGGTTCTAAACATCCGTGGGCTTTTCCCGAAAAACGAAAGACTCATCACCTTCTTACAAACCGAATACGGTAAAATTGCCGTGATCAAAGTTGGGGCTTCCAACGTAGGAAAGATCCGTGTCACTTATGACAATAAAATTGTGACCAACAATTGGATCCGTTTTGCGAAGGAACACCATTACAAAGACGTATCTATTATGATTGATAAAGGGTCGGAACTTGGCCGTTTTGAAATGGGATCTACCGTGATCCTAGTGTTTGAAAATGACACCATCGACTTGACAAACATCGCCCTTGGTGACAAAATTCAATACGGAACCACGGTTGGAAACTTTCGCTCCAAAACGACCAAACTACCGGTGAAAGCATAA
- a CDS encoding LIC_11366 family protein, translating into MSRCIVILPFLVFMISSAYSLSLSAEPSGIEVGMRYGAGERVPGRFDGDLKQFSSTFNPLIFSSVSLNGGKSTDLYEGFVRFLLDSRSRVGFVVGRNDWQMLQLTEVTSDLYYTKLRSEIYSYHVLGMYYFNMPIFRNWEWENGLGVGFTSADWNLWGYSIGEAAPNTRYYNQRGRLRGSGLAYRVETAINRRLYEDTFFQIGLGYHHVAIDKFSGNYNGELSSFYIRADGKVGVIDDTRIIDATVSTAQTFRRLDMNSGSWVLYFSVFQRFLD; encoded by the coding sequence ATGTCAAGATGTATTGTGATTCTTCCGTTTTTGGTTTTTATGATTTCTTCCGCTTACTCCCTCTCTTTAAGTGCGGAACCTTCGGGGATCGAGGTGGGAATGAGGTACGGAGCTGGGGAACGAGTGCCTGGTCGTTTTGATGGAGACCTAAAACAGTTTTCTTCCACCTTTAACCCTCTTATTTTTTCCAGTGTCAGTTTGAACGGTGGAAAATCCACAGACCTCTACGAAGGTTTTGTTCGGTTCCTTTTAGATTCACGTTCAAGGGTGGGTTTTGTCGTCGGTAGAAATGACTGGCAGATGCTCCAATTAACAGAAGTTACAAGTGACCTTTATTATACAAAACTTCGTTCGGAAATTTATTCCTATCATGTCCTAGGGATGTATTATTTTAACATGCCCATCTTTCGCAATTGGGAATGGGAAAACGGACTAGGGGTGGGTTTTACTTCAGCGGATTGGAACCTTTGGGGTTACTCCATTGGAGAAGCCGCCCCCAACACGAGATACTACAACCAGAGGGGAAGGCTTAGAGGGAGTGGACTTGCCTACCGTGTAGAAACTGCCATCAATCGTAGGTTATACGAAGATACTTTTTTTCAAATTGGACTTGGATACCACCACGTCGCCATTGATAAGTTTAGCGGGAACTACAACGGGGAGTTGTCTAGTTTTTATATACGAGCAGATGGAAAGGTCGGGGTGATCGATGACACGAGAATCATTGATGCCACTGTGAGCACTGCACAAACTTTTAGAAGGTTGGATATGAATTCGGGATCATGGGTTCTTTATTTTTCAGTGTTCCAAAGGTTTTTAGATTGA
- the fliQ gene encoding flagellar biosynthesis protein FliQ, whose product MTEVDVVNLLREAFIVTLKISSPILITALVVGLIVGILQTTTSIQEPTIAFVPKLVSIFAVIVFFSAWMVRVMTDYTREIFFMIEKI is encoded by the coding sequence ATGACAGAAGTCGACGTAGTCAATTTACTCCGGGAAGCATTCATAGTTACGTTAAAAATATCTAGTCCCATTTTGATTACGGCACTGGTTGTGGGACTAATCGTTGGTATTTTACAAACAACAACATCCATCCAAGAGCCAACCATTGCCTTTGTTCCTAAACTTGTTTCTATTTTTGCTGTGATTGTATTTTTTTCAGCATGGATGGTACGAGTGATGACGGACTACACCAGAGAAATTTTTTTTATGATAGAAAAGATATGA
- the lpxD gene encoding UDP-3-O-(3-hydroxymyristoyl)glucosamine N-acyltransferase, which yields MKLKDLAEQLGASFTGSGDLEISGIKDLEHHTPVDPNSIYYVASKKYLAKHKKSADVKIALTIDSLASHFPNAIIVPEEGSKVKFIQVISLFEKKPKQDVSISSKASVHPTAKLGNDVTIMDFAVIQENVVIGDRAVIHPNVVLEPNVEVGEETVIKSGVVVYYNCKLGKRNLIHSNTVIGADGFGFYDYGGVRYKVPQIGNVLIGDDVEMGAHCTVDRAALESTTIGNFTKFDDHVHVGHNCRVGNYVYIAGATVLAGSVTIEDGCFLAGQSAVAEHLTMKKGSILLGLSGLAEDSKEKTVYFGIPARPALEMHRINSSLPFLPDVVKTFSKQKKEGS from the coding sequence ATGAAACTGAAAGATTTGGCTGAACAATTAGGTGCGAGTTTCACCGGTTCTGGTGATTTGGAAATTAGTGGTATCAAAGATTTGGAACACCACACACCAGTAGACCCCAATAGCATTTATTATGTGGCTTCTAAAAAGTATTTGGCCAAACACAAAAAATCAGCTGATGTCAAAATTGCTCTTACCATTGATTCTTTAGCTTCTCATTTTCCCAATGCCATTATTGTTCCCGAAGAAGGTTCCAAGGTAAAATTCATTCAAGTCATTTCTTTATTTGAAAAAAAACCTAAACAAGACGTTTCTATTTCTTCGAAAGCAAGTGTTCATCCTACCGCCAAACTTGGCAATGATGTTACCATTATGGATTTTGCTGTCATTCAAGAAAATGTAGTTATCGGTGATCGGGCCGTCATTCATCCTAATGTAGTTTTGGAACCAAACGTGGAGGTCGGTGAAGAAACAGTTATCAAATCAGGGGTGGTGGTTTATTACAATTGTAAGTTAGGAAAAAGAAATTTGATCCATTCTAATACAGTGATTGGAGCCGATGGTTTTGGTTTTTATGATTACGGGGGTGTACGTTATAAAGTACCCCAAATTGGAAATGTTCTGATTGGTGACGATGTAGAAATGGGTGCACATTGTACGGTAGATAGAGCGGCTCTGGAATCTACAACCATTGGAAATTTTACAAAATTTGATGACCATGTACATGTGGGCCATAACTGTCGTGTGGGAAATTATGTATACATAGCGGGAGCAACTGTTCTTGCAGGATCAGTAACCATTGAAGATGGATGTTTTTTGGCTGGCCAATCAGCAGTTGCAGAGCACCTAACGATGAAAAAGGGATCCATCCTTTTGGGACTTTCCGGACTAGCAGAAGATTCCAAAGAAAAAACAGTATATTTTGGAATTCCCGCAAGGCCTGCATTGGAAATGCATCGGATCAATAGTTCTCTCCCGTTTTTGCCAGATGTAGTGAAGACTTTCTCGAAACAGAAAAAAGAAGGGAGTTAA
- a CDS encoding FliO/MopB family protein: MYFCLILVFVVSPLVSQNVETKELDQILRQELGDSKAKPADPSNSNPAPKFEGSSNSDKAKGEESQKVSEETNLIQERYAENPDDSPSATWILLKILFVLAILVGAGYYLILQMQKTKSAKYPVKGFMKVLSSLPLSATQSVQIVEVGGRTLVLGVADGSVSLLTEVTAPDEKSQIQKMKEEADPYVPNFLETVLESLQSKAQRKIRINPSKMESLEFDGAAEIQRKAKEGLERLRKHRELLEGGES; this comes from the coding sequence ATGTACTTTTGCCTCATCCTTGTTTTTGTTGTTTCTCCTCTCGTTTCCCAAAATGTGGAAACCAAGGAACTTGACCAAATCCTTCGCCAAGAATTGGGAGATTCTAAAGCAAAACCAGCGGATCCCAGTAATTCTAATCCGGCTCCTAAGTTCGAAGGATCCTCTAACTCTGATAAAGCGAAAGGCGAAGAGAGCCAAAAAGTTTCGGAAGAAACCAATTTAATCCAAGAAAGGTATGCGGAAAATCCAGACGATTCCCCTTCTGCGACCTGGATTTTACTAAAGATTTTATTTGTCCTCGCTATCCTTGTGGGAGCGGGTTATTATTTAATTCTACAAATGCAAAAAACAAAATCTGCTAAATACCCTGTGAAAGGGTTTATGAAGGTTTTGTCTAGTTTGCCACTTTCTGCTACGCAATCCGTACAAATTGTGGAAGTGGGTGGTCGTACACTGGTGCTCGGTGTTGCTGATGGATCTGTGAGTTTACTTACTGAAGTAACTGCTCCCGATGAAAAATCACAAATCCAAAAGATGAAAGAGGAAGCAGATCCTTACGTTCCTAATTTTTTAGAAACAGTTCTCGAGAGTTTACAATCCAAGGCTCAAAGAAAAATCCGAATCAACCCTTCCAAGATGGAAAGTTTGGAATTTGATGGGGCGGCTGAAATCCAAAGAAAGGCCAAAGAAGGTTTGGAGCGGCTACGCAAACACCGTGAATTATTAGAGGGAGGGGAATCGTGA
- a CDS encoding DUF971 domain-containing protein, whose product MPNSQLATFPKEISFDDDSLYIEWKDGHGSKYSLLDLRKKCPCATCRGGHGGKVGDATGHIQSIKLLSWTKVGRYAISIVWSDYHNTGIYSYDNLRAYSDGFESAFD is encoded by the coding sequence ATGCCGAACTCACAACTTGCCACCTTCCCTAAAGAAATTTCTTTCGATGACGATTCGCTCTATATCGAATGGAAGGATGGGCATGGGTCGAAGTATTCTCTCCTCGACCTGCGAAAAAAATGCCCCTGTGCCACTTGCCGGGGTGGGCATGGCGGAAAAGTAGGGGACGCAACCGGTCACATCCAGTCCATCAAACTCTTGTCATGGACAAAAGTGGGCCGTTATGCGATTTCCATCGTCTGGAGTGACTACCACAACACGGGAATTTACTCCTACGACAACCTTCGGGCATATTCCGACGGATTCGAAAGTGCTTTTGACTGA
- the fliR gene encoding flagellar biosynthetic protein FliR encodes MEAFVLHFQSFLFVLVRLLGLFLVAPFFSSESINFSLRMIFSFMVSLIVYPVVATYMPPVPGHMVNFGILIISEMLIGIFLGFLVSLVFAAFQMAGEFFNNQIGFGYTEILDPVTQNSLPAIGTMKNLMATALFLVIGAHRFLIETLAYSFEKIRIISFTAKVNAGLYKLIEDAIGAMFVVSFKIALPVMGILFLVSLAEGLMGKAAQQMNVMSMSFPLKVFIGTLTLIATLTFIATQMVQGIQISMDKASLLIREWPEL; translated from the coding sequence ATGGAAGCATTTGTTTTACACTTTCAATCTTTTCTTTTTGTTTTAGTTCGACTGCTCGGACTTTTCCTTGTAGCACCATTTTTTTCTTCCGAATCGATCAATTTTTCACTTCGGATGATTTTTTCTTTTATGGTTTCTCTCATTGTTTATCCTGTTGTCGCAACGTATATGCCGCCTGTTCCCGGCCATATGGTAAACTTTGGAATTCTGATCATCTCAGAAATGTTAATCGGTATCTTTCTTGGATTTCTCGTATCACTTGTGTTTGCTGCCTTTCAAATGGCTGGAGAATTTTTTAACAATCAAATTGGATTTGGGTATACGGAAATTTTAGATCCAGTCACACAAAACTCACTTCCTGCCATTGGTACAATGAAAAACCTTATGGCAACGGCACTTTTTCTTGTGATTGGGGCTCATCGGTTCCTTATCGAAACTTTGGCTTATTCTTTTGAAAAAATTCGAATCATTTCTTTTACAGCTAAAGTAAATGCTGGTTTATACAAACTCATCGAAGATGCAATTGGAGCCATGTTTGTGGTTTCGTTTAAAATTGCTCTTCCTGTGATGGGGATATTATTTTTGGTTTCGTTAGCAGAAGGCCTTATGGGTAAAGCTGCTCAACAAATGAATGTGATGTCCATGTCTTTTCCACTCAAAGTTTTTATTGGAACACTGACTCTCATTGCGACTCTCACTTTCATTGCCACACAAATGGTGCAAGGGATTCAAATTTCTATGGATAAGGCCAGTTTACTCATCCGGGAGTGGCCAGAACTATGA
- a CDS encoding arsenate reductase family protein: protein MNLQIFGTKKCKDTKKAQLFFQERRVNFQFINLQEKEMSKGELRSILGSVNLDDLIDTESKVYEDKNLKYMLYDKEEALLTNPLLFKTPIVRDGKRATIGFVPEIWKQWILESKK from the coding sequence ATGAACCTCCAAATCTTCGGAACTAAAAAATGCAAAGACACTAAGAAGGCGCAGTTGTTCTTCCAGGAACGACGTGTGAATTTTCAGTTTATCAATCTCCAAGAAAAAGAAATGAGCAAAGGGGAACTCAGATCCATCTTAGGAAGTGTAAATTTGGATGATTTGATTGATACAGAATCTAAAGTTTACGAAGACAAAAATCTAAAATACATGTTATACGATAAAGAAGAGGCCTTACTGACGAACCCCCTCCTCTTCAAAACACCAATCGTAAGAGATGGCAAACGCGCCACCATTGGATTTGTCCCAGAAATTTGGAAACAGTGGATTTTAGAATCTAAAAAATAA